A genome region from Arachis duranensis cultivar V14167 chromosome 8, aradu.V14167.gnm2.J7QH, whole genome shotgun sequence includes the following:
- the LOC107463584 gene encoding uncharacterized protein LOC107463584: protein MAERSKELLHLEHKATPLSSLESTLLVCNGKREQCTQAKILPPNGTPLTSPIPKSQLLGKVKDFLGVMSEANKRLELDAKDHPESYNIEELTGNESKVIEMDLMLGVADLNTPEAVAAAESAISSCQPAISLAADGKDTDTDSDESSAEDDNEDDGIRSGDAGNDGRKPSSLDDEKRKGNHNSKK, encoded by the exons ATGGCAGAAAGGAGCAAGGAGCTTCTTCACTTGGAGCACAAGGCCACACCCCTCTCATCCTTAG AATCCACACTTCTTGTTTGTAACGGCAAAAGAGAACAATGCACTCAAGCTAAGATACTTCCCCCTAATGGCACTCCTCTTACTTCTCCTATTCCCAAAAGCCAAC TTTTAGGGAAGGTTAAAGATTTCTTAGGAGTGATGTCAGAAGCAAATAAGCGGCTGGAACTTGATGCGAAG GATCATCCTGAGAGTTACAATATTGAAGAGCTCACTGGAAATGAATCCAAAGTTATTGAAATG gaTTTGATGCTTGGTGTTGCGGATCTTAATACGCCTGAGGCTGTGGCTGCTGCTGAATCAGCAATTTCCAGTTGTCAGCCTGCGATTTCATTGGCCGCTGATGGCAAAGACACGGACACAGATTCAGATGAAAGCAGTGCTGAAGATGATAACGAGGATGATGGAATCAGAAGTGGTGATGCTGGAAATGATGGTAGAAAGCCTTCATCTCTTGATGATGAAAAACGAAAGGGAAATCATAATTCCAAAAAATGA